A window of Parambassis ranga chromosome 18, fParRan2.1, whole genome shotgun sequence genomic DNA:
NNNNNNNNNNNNNNNNNNNNNNNNNNNNNNNNNNNNNNNNNNNNNNNNNNNNNNNNNNNNNNNNNNNNNNNNNNNNNNNNNNNNNNNNNNNNNNNNNNNNNNNNNNNNNNNNNNNNNNNNNNNNNNNNNNNNNNNNNNNNNNNNNNNNNNNNNNNNNNNNNNNNNNNNNNNNNNNNNNNNNNNNNNNNNNNNNNNNNNNNNNNNNNNNNNNNNNNNNNNNNNNNNNNNNNNNNNNNNNNNNNNNNNNNNNNNNNNNNNNNNNNNNNNNNNNNNNNNNNNNNNNNNNNNNNNNNNNNNNNNNNNNNNNNNNNNNNNNNNNNNNNNNNNNNNNNNNNNNNNNNNNNNNNNNNNNNNNNNNNNNNNNNNNNNNNNNNNNNNNNNNNNNNNNNNNNNNNNNNNNNNNNNNNNNNNNNNNNNNNNNNNNNNNNNNNNNNNNNNNNNNNNNNNNNNNNNNNNNNNNNNNNNNNNNNNNNNNNNNNNNNNNNNNNNNNNNNNNNNNNNNNNNNNNNNNNNNNNNNNNNNNNNNNNNNNNNNNNNNNNNNNNNNNNNNNNNNNNNNNNNNNNNNNNNNNNNNNNNNNNNNNNNNNNNNNNNNNNNNNNNNNNNNNNNNNNNNNNNNNNNNNNNNNNNNNNNNNNNNNNNNNNNNNNNNNNNNNNNNNNNNNNNNNNNNNNNNNNNNNNNNNNNNNNNNNNNNNNNNNNNNNNNNNNNNNNNNNNNNNNNNNNNNNNNNNNNNNNNNNNNNNNNNNNNNNNNNNNNNNNNNNNNNNNNNNNNNNNNNNNNNNNNNNNNNNNNNNNNNNNNNNNNNNNNNNNNNNNNNNNNNNNNNNNNNNNNNNNNNNNNNNNNNNNNNNNNNNNNNNNNNNNNNNNNNNNNNNNNNNNNNNNNNNNNNNNNNNNNNNNNNNNNNNNNNNNNNNNNNNNNNNNNNNNNNNNNNNNNNNNNNNNNNNNNNNNNNNNNNNNNNNNNNNNNNNNNNNNNNNNNNNNNNNNNNNNNNNNNNNNNNNNNNNNNNNNNNNNNNNNNNNNNNNNNNNNNNNNNNNNNNNNNNNNNNNNNNNNNNNNNNNNNNNNNNNNNNNNNNNNNNNNNNNNNNNNNNNNNNNNNNNNNNNNNNNNNNNNNNNNNNNNNNNNNNNNNNNNNNNNNNNNNNNNNNNNNNNNNNNNNNNNNNNNNNNNNNNNNNNNNNNNNNNNNNNNNNNNNNNNNNNNNNNNNNNNNNNNNNNNNNNNNNNNNNNNNNNNNNNNNNNNNNNNNNNNNNNNNNNNNNNNNNNNNNNNNNNNNNNNNNNNNNNNNNNNNNNNNNNNNNNNNNNNNNNNNNNNNNNNNNNNNNNNNNNNNNNNNNNNNNNNNNNNNNNNNNNNNNNNNNNNNNNNNNNNNNNNNNNNNNNNNNNNNNNNNNNNNNNNNNNNNNNNNNNNNNNNNNNNNNNNNNNNNNNNNNNNNNNNNNNNNNNNNNNNNNNNNNNNNNNNNNNNNNNNNNNNNNNNNNNNNNNNNNNNNNNNNNNNNNNNNNNNNNNNNNNNNNNNNNNNNNNNNNNNNNNNNNNNNNNNNNNNNNNNNNNNNNNNNNNNNNNNNNNNNNNNNNNNNNNNNNNNNNNNNNNNNNNNNNNNNNNNNNNNNNNNNNNNNNNNNNNNNNNNNNNNNNNNNNNNNNNNNNNNNNNNNNNNNNNNNNNNNNNNNNNNNNNNNNNNNNNNNNNNNNNNNNNNNNNNNNNNNNNNNNNNNNNNNNNNNNNNNNNNNNNNNNNNNNNNNNNNNNNNNNNNNNNNNNNNNNNNNNNNNNNNNNNNNNNNNNNNNNNNNNNNNNNNNNNNNNNNNNNNNNNNNNNNNNNNNNNNNNNNNNNNNNNNNNNNNNNNNNNNNNNNNNNNNNNNNNNNNNNNNNNNNNNNNNNNNNNNNNNNNNNNNNNNNNNNNNNNNNNNNNNNNNNNNNNNNNNNNNNNNNNNNNNNNNNNNNNNNNNNNNNNNNNNNNNNNNNNNNNNNNNNNNNNNNNNNNNNGTCTCTTTCTTGTTTTGGCAGATATTTAACTTCAATACGTGCTGCCCCTTCTAGATGGTTATACACGCAatcaactttttctttttcagtggaTTTCACTTGTATATAGCCTTCGATCAGTTCAATCCATTCCTCCAATGTAGGAGAGTCTGCTCGATCCAAGTTACCTGAGAACTTTGGCACTTTTTCACTCTGTTGGATATAGATCACCTGCTTCCCCCCTTCAGTCCTCGCAGGAGTCTCAGTCGAATCTGCATTGTCCATGACACTGTGGGAGGTTCCAGCTGGAGATGCTGCCGCCTGaagtctctgcagctgctgctctagTTCTTGCATGCGCTGCTCCATTCTTTCCCTAGAGGTTTCCTCCATCATCCAGCCGACTTGGGAAAAGGCCGCTAGCTTCGGGACTCTCCCAGACGCTTACTCCTGGCCCACCGCTGCTCTTGCCTTtcacacaaacgcacaaaaaaaaaaatctgttcccCCAAAATGTACCACCACTATCAAGCTGATCCTGCCAACAACGCCAAATGTTATGTGGCTATGAGACCAGCTGAAGAAATGATGAGAAGGTGGGTctaatcaaatcaatttattaATGCAATCAAACAACATAAATTTGCCCACCTCCACTACCCCACTTCCAAAGAACGGCCGcccggaatgaaagaaaagtcCACCCCACACTTTATGAACACTGCAACTGTGATTCCACCACACACGTGAGTAAGGCACTGCAATttagtgttgggaggttcgactcttcttactgactcaaatcagttactctcgaaccctcacgtgaacgaatcttattgtgagtcatttcgttcatttcgttcatttttacagccggtggcgccgtgtccctctgtagtatagtgccgcgcattgatatgggacaaagtataataagtataactaccacaagcaattcaaagcatgtgaaaacataagagggcaaatacacaccacggtacagtgacttctgtcctgcatcctccctgccagtgttgttcaacagtgccacagtgactaggtagctgtcacgtgacaaatgaacgagagtgtactgcttcacacacacatgagctgtgaacgagaacgaatctgtgcagcctgtggagcttgtcacgtgacaaatgaacgatgaacgagaacgaggaggagaacgaatctacagctctgatccgtgcagcctgagcagcctatcacgtgacaaatgaacgatgagcgagaacgaggaggagaacgaatctacagctctgatccgtgccaGCCTTGAGCAGCCATTGGTTcatatgatttcatgactggataattactattatatttattatttaatggcagattataacacaaaacatgatgtcattttagaaagcatttattacaaacacactttacattatatacacataacactacacatcaacaacagcaaagaccattaattataatttcatgaatactagcgtttgcctggtgtcacgtgacaatgaggagcgtcagatatcagacattcattccttgtttgtttctgagtccacagccccgcagctgagcttcagctctcgcgtgacaatgagcaatccggaacgattcgtatgaacgttcgtatgaacgatctgtGAACGAGTCGCAAGTTCCTTTGCTGAATCATTTGCTGCTGCCAATTGGcgacacagcctgagtggcttggccgtcacgtgacaacataacgaagatccgggggctaaccgcgactcaggaacgaatcatatctgtttcctgtcctgccaactgagctttatgcggctgcctgccatgtagcgaaagaacgaatcactcactgaggggactcGTTACCCCCGATTCATATAAAGATTCGGTCATATCGAACGAATCGTTcacgagcaacacatcactactgcaattgtgttttcactgcacACGTGATATTTAGACACTGCAACCGTGTTTCAACTGCACACGCCTGGCGGTCGGATGGAAGTAGGGTAGGTACGGAttaaggggaaaacaaaaaaacgaaataacaataaacaaattaataaaaaaaaaaaaagaaagaaagaaaaactagtcCGCCCAAAGGCACCTCCCAGTTCTTTTGTGCCACACACCGGCTCACTTGCCGGGCGGACTAGACAAAGAAAAGAACCGACAATTTGCATGCTATGACAAGAGCAGCGATGCCCATCACCCGACgctctgcaacaaaacaaatactttcttttaaaacCTCTTTAACACTTTATTAAATCATGCTTAAAAATACctgcaatataattaataatccGTAAATACCTGGCATCTGCGTGACCAAACTACTTGTGAATACCGTCTACTTCTTTGCCTGAACAGCCATCTGtaatgtataaaacaaagtcaATCAACCACCCGTCCaaatactttaaaacaaaaaggtagGCTACAGCCAACCCGCATACCTGTATGGCCTCCCTGCACGCCAGTGTGGAGCAAGGTGTGCACCTGCCTTACTCCACCGGGCGGAACCAAACCCCAACACCTTTGTTCCCCCGTACAAGGAGCCCTATATATGCGGGTCGACTTACCCTCCCCTTTTTCCCGACCTGAGGCAAATAGCACCCGCTAcatatcacgtcattatattgacgtttgtaactcatttagcagacgtttgtacgcagagcgactcacagtgaacattcaggctgcagtaatgaaggaggctgtagtgacgtgtGGCGctgcgtctctaaaagtgttttgatacaatgtgaaaaaagacaaacagtggtggagtaagatgaggctcagctgtgtcaTAGACTCTTACCTAGGGCCCCTCTCAtgccctaggcaattgcctggtttgcttaccgtgttgcgacggctctgctcacatgtgagcagaTTCCAGAGTGGTGAAAGCAGAACCACTGGTGGAGCTTAGTGAGATGTGAGACAGTGAGAAAGGAGATGGTTTGCTACTGGAAGGAGATCAGTGATGGATGTAAGTACTAGAAGAATGCTGCCACCAGCACGTGATCGTTTCTTATGTAATGTTTAGGTCCAGCCCGAGGAGAGTCAGTAGATAAAGTAAGGAGGAGCTACAGGGGTGAAGGCCACAGGCTCGTGggtggacagacacagacagccccATGCAGCTAAGAAGCCACACACAAGCAGCCTGAACACAGAAAGAAGAGATGAGGGGCCAGTCCCCTGTTTGTGATGAAGGAGTCAGGAGACGATACATCCCATGGGAATTTATGGATATGATAAAGCTAGCAGGAAGACTCCATCTGTCAGCCTCCACTGACAGATCGAGCACACAAGTGAAGATTAAAGCTGGaggaaaacacagctggactcacacTGGCCTTGGGAGACATTAAGGCTCTGTCAATGTAAATAAGGCGAATAAGAGAGGAAATCATTAAAGGGAGCAGATCTGCAACCTGTGATTCAAGGCAACAGTGTGGATGACGTGGGACTGAACTGAACCGCTCACGACACCCAGTTGAGATCCAAGTGAGGCAGAAAACAACTGTTATGCTCAGTGTACACCTAATGGACTCAGTATTGGTTTCCCTGAAGAACCTGGTGCATCAATGATGAGGGAGGAATGGAACCCTGGGTGGTGAAACAAGCAGGGGTACTGAATGAACCAGTTGTGGAaagtttttgaattttttttttttttcgtgagAGGCGGGGGTGCACCACTGACTGGTTGCCAGTCAAAAAAAACAGCCGGCCACACCCACACCAACAGCCAGAGTCCTCACTTAACCTAGCATGCAGGTCTTTGGAATGTAGAAGGAAGGTGGAGCACCCgaagaaaacccacgcaggctgTGAGGCAAACAGAGCTAACCACATCACCACGACCACGGTAACTGATCAGTGCCAACATGGTGGTGTAAATATATGCTgttaacaaaagaaaacaacattgaTTCTGCAAATATCACTGAGACAAGAGTGAATACATGTTTGACATTTACTTCCAGGCCTGCTTACCCTTCTTTATggcctacacaaacacaactaatAAATAGTGTGAACGTCTACACAGAGACACTGCTTTACTCATGGGGAAGAAACAATATTTAATGTATATGTATGCCAGTCCTGCCAACCTGCATGCTAATGTGTTAACCAGCGAGCATATGACAGTGTTATGTGAGGTGTAggttttaacaggacccaggcacagacaaaaacaatgtgcaacaaaaaaggagctttattcaaagctaaactACAAACACAGGAGAACATAAGGAGGCTACTGAAACAGTGCCATGTCAAAAATGCAAAATCAAAGTACCAAAAACTAGGGAAATAAagatcaaaaacacaaaccaaacctgaggaggaagggaggacaaaGAAATAAGTGCTCAGAATAGGGTgcacagcaacactgaggacaagagggaggaaCGAAGGatcacagaaggaggaagactAATAACAGAAAATTATAATAACAAATGATGAGGGAACAGAATGCTTGCTTTCtcacactcagaaacacactttGTTCTGCTTGCAGAGTCTTGTACACTGCTTTAGATTTGATGCAATCAGCTGATCTCAGACTCTGTGAGGGTCCTCAGTTATACATCATTGTGTCTAAAtggactttctctctctctccttcatcctctctgtctacctcttcttctcctcttttacccggccgactatcagcaggaaggttctccttatgagctgggtcctgctcaaAGTGTCTTTCTGTTGAAAGGTTTCTGTGAAGTACTTTGAttaaaattgacttgacttgattgATGTGACCAAACAGGTTTATGAAGACTCTACTGCCGGTTTGATGTGTCCCAACAGGTTGTAGAATGTGTGATTCTACAAACACAAGGTGATtgaaacagcagctgttcaCAGGAACCCTGatacagaggagaacagaaacaTGTAAGCCTCTGTCTCATGCTCtcagaccccattcacactgggaaaatcaatccagctagattcGGGcagtatctggatatatccttttttctgagtgtgaaaacCGCGAATCTGGCTATATCAAGCATGATATCAATCCACCCCTCGGAGACATTTCAGACTTTTCCTCCTGTGGTTCATGTCCACCTCTGTgtagaagcaaagacacacagtgaccacAGTACAACCACTGtgacttttatgtgtttgtgtgtcctcccCCTACAAAAAGTCATTCCTCATCTCAAAGTTCACAAATCACCacaccagctgcctctgtggTCTGATAAAGAAAGGCCTCCTCTTAACCTCAATAACATGACAACTTAAGCTGCATATAGCTTTTTACTTAATGTGTACACTCTGTGTTGCAGCAGAGAGGGCGTGTAGACACATCAGAAACCAACACCCACAATACCCGAGTCTGTCCCATCATTGGTCCTGAAGCCGTCGTTCACAAGGTATAAAAGAGCTCTTTCCTCATCACTCCACCCAACACATCAACCTCGTGCtggttcattttcttctttgtcgCAGCAACTTTCAACAAAAGCAGCAACCATGTCGCAGCTTCAGAATGCCATAGCCATCCTGTTCCAGACTTTTAATGACTACGCACgcaaagaaggaaagaaggacaTGCTGAACAAAGGAGAAGTCAAGACTCTGTTGGAGAAGGAGCTGCCCGGTCTGCTGCAGGTACTGACACTGTGCTCAGATGAAGGGATCAGCcccatttttaactttaacttcCACACCacacatattttcacagcatttGACTTTTGGACATTATGATTATGATGTATTAATGGATTCTGAGAAAACCTTATCAAGTCTCAACTCATCATGAACTCAAACTTATTATGTGCACTTTCTTCTGTCTCTATAGGCAGCAAAGAACCCAGGTGAGGTGGACAAGTTCATAAAAAGCCTGGATTTCAACGGTGACTCCGAGGTGGACTTCAGTGAGTTTATGGAGCTGGTGGCCCGTGTGGCCTGTATCATCCATTTCTCTAAGATTTGAGCAGAGAACGACCGTCTCCGGGTGTGGGTTCCATTGGCACcaagaaataaaacatcaaaattcagaatgtaatgtttttttttaaccacttaaTAAAGTGATGTATCTACCAATGCATGGCTGTGTAGTGTTGAAtgtaaaatcacttttttgtAGCACAGATTTAAAAATCTTATGGCTAGTTTTATTACTTTTCCAGGGTTCTTCATAGTAAATGGCAGCAAAAACTGTTAAAGAATCTCAGGCGAGGAGGAGACCAGGAAGTAAGTGTGAAGAGGCTGTGTGCTCTCCACATGCTGCCACACGAGTAGGTTGTGTTATGTTATCTGATCCTTTGTTTTCAAATGCTGCTTATACttgagtttatttattttattccaacTAGGTTGcatataaatgtatttctttACAAAGGTGAGATGATATAGAGCAGCATTCCCCTCATCCTCTAATGGAAGCATGAATATGTAAGACGATTGTTTTCCTTTGTTCAGTTAAGCTGGTGTGGGTCTTTAGCATCCTAAATTAAAAtgcttttgtttatattttcagcCATTTGATGTTGTGGGGAAATAAATAAGGCATCTGTACTGATATGCATTAAAAAACTCAATAGACAGACTCAATATCAACACAGTGACAAGTTTCAAGAGCCTTGACGTGACTTTTAAACGCTCCAAAAAgggacttgtttttttgtgtggctgctgctgttgcacatCAGACACAAAGCCACCGCTCTGACCGCTTGCTCCAGATGGTCTTTAGAGATACACCATTGATCACCTAAGGCATCGCAGAGTCAACTGGGGCATCATGCTGCCTCTTCATCCAGCTCCATGGTTCTTCCTGTCTTCAGGTCAGGTCATGGATTTATCATCAGCTGGGATAgttaattacagtttttctcaattgtttacacacaaattctggtacttgagacacaatgaccacaacatgTAACTCATTTACCAACCCCCTGAACCAATTCTGCTAAACTACGAGCACAGTtttcctgctttacactcaaattgcagttctaaaacacacatttttcaaaacaGTACACACAAGTCTCTGCTTTTCATGCAGAACATATCTTGTTTTCACAAGGAACACACTGCCATTCAAATATGCACACTGACTCATCACAAGGGCAAACACCcatcacacagttttacaatCAGCAATCAGAGCTTTAGCATAAAAGGGCAACAGATGAGCTCTTCTGTTTTGGAGCAATGGGTTGGTATATGTACTCTCACTAGAAAATGGCAGTACTGCATATCAATACAGTACTCAATGAGTACAGTAGTACAGTACCTACCCTTGGCCCCTACAACACCGCCCATCTGATCACATTCCTGGACAccctacacaacacactcattccACCAGATCAGGTAGATGGCCCAGAGCAGCTCAGGTACGTTGTCATTTGGAACAACGTAAGTTTCCACAGGGCTGCTCTGGTTCATAACTGGTTCACTGCCCACGCACACTTTTTAGTTGTGTATCTGCCTCCATATTCTCCATTCCTCAAGCCtattgaggattttttttctgcctggagaTGGAAAGTGTATGACCGTAATCCACAAACGCGTATACCTCTTCTCCAAGCTATGGAGGACGCATGTGGAGATATGGCAGCTGATGCTTTTCATGGCTGGATTCGCCATGCTAGGCGATATTACCCCCGCTGCTTGGCCAGGCAAAACATTGCTTGTGATGTGGATGAGCTGTGGCCAGACCGTAACTGAAGGGAGGATGCggaattgtttttttgttagtttttttttggtactGTAACTGTATACGGTAaattcttctgttgttgtgtatgtAGTGTATGTGCAACTTTGTGTTGGTTGGGGATGGGAATGGCATGCACACTGTGTACATTGTTTTTGCGGGAAAAATGTTaccatgtatttgtgtgttctgagtataaaaaacaatattctaaaatattttacaacacacTTATGTATGTACTGTCTGTAGTCAGTGTAACACTGAACCAAAAAACCAAGTCATTGGAAAACATTCCATTCATCACAGTGTTTTACACTGAGCACATCAGTGTTCAGCTGGTTCTTATAAATGTCTATtcatatgatggtttgtgtgtgtcatttgaaaacataaacccattttgagaagaaataacattgtttagaatgtaatgtttcattttgcaggAGAATTGAGGGGTTTTgcccattgtgtgtgttattttggatttgtgtgtagagttctgAGAATATGAGGCATGcttcagaaaatgtgtgtaaacaattgagaaaaactgtaatagttttagaaattgtgctgtaagaatcattgttattgtttacagttttttctgattgcttacagttttttctgattgcttaagcacatttctgtaactattggctatttgtgcaaaactctacacacaaataaaaaaaccttacaccaaatcagcaaaacattgtagatcttttgcaaaagctaatacatcttgcttaactcttcaaacctttgtaaaaatggtatttttgtaccacacagttaacacaaaccaccatattactaagcacacaatgtgccaactacacactgatggtattaactgaaaacacatctggcttttgctttctctgtgcacaaggtctgtccatgtgaggtcaaacttttgtcataaatagttctatagaaacacagggattcaaatttcaagtatgaatgtttattcacacacatcaaaacaaacactagaaaacatacaatttcactgaaagagagagagagagaaaatcagtctcattgtctctctgggtccggccacagaatttcatcaacgtcgcatgcaatgtcttctagtccaaggcaccggggaacatgtctcctggagtgccgtatccaggcctgacatgatgcctggtccatatcctcgcatgcctccttccagatgctggatgtctagcaattctatggagtaacagtttcagttttacatgtacagtattgatgtttttctcattagagtatggtacacctacaaaacttagagtgaaggaactgtactaacccattctcatcaatatgtccttatgatgcttgctacagtgtagcggctcaggctgaacccgttgtccagcttccctcagggtcattccatggttgatcacatgat
This region includes:
- the LOC114450674 gene encoding protein S100-P-like, which codes for MSQLQNAIAILFQTFNDYARKEGKKDMLNKGEVKTLLEKELPGLLQAAKNPGEVDKFIKSLDFNGDSEVDFSEFMELVARVACIIHFSKI